The region TAAAGCGAGCAATAAAAACACCTAGGAGGTTGGTTTTCTTGGAAAAAAATGAAGAGGTTGAACTATATTTAAAAAATAAGAAAATCTTAAAATACAACTCAAAAAGTAGAAGTGATTGGGACGAATATTTCATGGATGTGGCACTATTGGTAAGTAAAAGATCTACTTGTATACACAGAAAAGTTGGAGCAATAATTGTAAAAGATAAAAGAATACTTGCCACCGGATACAATCAACCTCCCTCTGGATTTCCACACTGTGATGAAATTGGATGTATAAGAGATGATTTAAATATTAAAAGTGGAGAACATCAAGAGATTTGTTATGGACTTCATGCTGAGCAAAATGCTTTAATGCAGGCAGCTAAATTTGGCATTAGAACAGAGGACTCTATTATATACGTTACCCACCAACCTTGCTCCATTTGTGCCAGACTGATTATAAATGCTGGCATAAAAAAAGTGTATTTCAGAGAAAGTTATCCTGATGCATTGACAAAATTTTTCTTTGAAGCATGTGGAATAGAAACAAAAATTATTTAACACAATTTAATATAAGGGGTGGAATTTAAATGCCTTTAGAAAAATATTTTCATTATTTAAGGCAAGACAGAATGACTCATATATGGTGCCCTGGTTGTGGAAATGGTATTATTATGAAAAGCTTTTTGGAAGCTGCCTCCAATCTCAATCTAGATAAAAACAAAGTGGCAGTTGTTTCTGGAATTGGTTGTTCTTCAAGAATCACAGGTTACCTCGATTTTAACACCTTACACACTTTACATGGTAGAGCAATTCCTTTTGCAACAGGGGTTAAATTAGCTAAACCAGATTTTGATGTAATAGTCATGGGTGGTGACGGCGATTTACTTGCCATTGGAGGAAATCATTTTTTACATGCCTGCAGAAGAAACATGGATTTAACCGTTATTATTTTTAACAATAACATATACGGCATGACAGGCGGACAATACTCTCCTACGACACCAAAAAACGGATGGGCTACTACCTCACCTTATGGAAATCTCGAAGATAATGTAGATCCTGTAAAGTTAGCTATAACTTCCGGCGCAACTTATGTTGCCAGATCAACTGTATTCCATTACTCATTAACCACCAAGTATATTGAAAATGCTATTAAACATAAGGGAATGTCGGTTGTAGAGGTTATTACTAACTGTCATACATATTTTGGTAGATACAATCAAAAGCCAACGCCTATTCAAATGTTACAGTATTTCAAAGAGAACTCTATAACATTAAGTAAGGCTGAAAAAATGAAAGTGAATGAACTAGAAAACAAATTTATTATCGGAGAATTTATTAATATAGAAAAAGAAACCTACAACGAAAGATACGATAAATTAATAAAAGAATTATCTGCTGGGGAGGTGTCAAAAAAATGAGCTTGTCATTTTCGATACCTCTTGCAATAAGAATGGTTGGTGAAGCCGGACAAGGAATAATCTTGATGGGTTCTATTCTTGCAAAGTCACTGGTAAAAGAAGGATATTGGGTAGCACAATCTCAACATTATGGAGCACAAGTTCGTGGAGGAGTTTCTTATTGTGATACACTGTTTGATATCGAGCCTATTGACTATCCATTAGCAGATCATTTTGATGTTTTGTATTTAATGCATGGTATAGGTTCTAACAACATTGAAAAACTCAAGAGAAATAGCATTTTATTCTATGATGAAAAGTTTGTAGAAAAACTTCCACAGCATATAAATAGAATTACAAGAAAAATAGTAAAAGTTCCAGCCTCTAGAGTTGCTTTAGAAGAATTATCAAATATAAACGTTGCAAATATGATAAGTTTAGGAGTATTATGTTCTGTTACTCAACTTGTTTCTGAAGAAATATTAATTGAAACTGTAAGAGAAAACGTATCGGCAAACTATAAAGATATTGATGAAAAAGCTGTTAGAATTGGGTATTCATTGATAGAAAAAAGATATCCTCTTAAATTTTATAAAAAAATTGAGAGGCTAGGAAAAGGTTATGAATAATAGTAATAAAAATAATAATAGTAAGATACCAAATAAAAACATTTCTTTAAAACAAAGTTTTTCTTTTGCTTTTAAGGGGTTAATTTATATATATAAAATGGAAAGAAATTTTCGAATACAGAGTATAGTGGGAATAACAGTTTTGATAGTGTCTCTTTTTTGTAATTTGTCAACTATAGAATTCATTTTTCTTCTCTTTACTGTGATGCTCGTTCTTGTTATGGAAACATTAAATACCGTTGTTGAAAAGTTACTTGATTTTATTCATCCTATTTACAATTCAACGATCAAAACCATAAAAGATATTTCAGCTGCATTAGTATTAATTACATCTGTATTTGCAGTAGTAATTGGTATAATAATATTTGGGAGAGCTTTATTTAATCTTCATCCTAAATATGGTATAATAATAGCGACAATTTTCCTTCTAATATTAAATTTGTTAGGTGCTCTATACAAAACTGACGACTGATTAGTTAAAATTGGTCTACCTTAATTTACACCATTTTTCGAAAAGGAGGATTCCTTCTTTGGACCCAATAAGAGTTTTGATTGTTGATGATTCTGCATTTATGCGAATGGTGTTAAAAGATATAATTGACCAACAACCAGATATGAAGGTCGTTGGTTTTGCAAAAGATGGAGTAGAAGCAATAGACAAAATTATTACATTAAAACCTGATGTGGTTACCCTTGATATAGAAATGCCTAAAAAGAATGGGTTAGAGGTTTTATCAGAGATTATGCAGAAGTCTCCTACTCGTATAATTATGGTAAGTAGCTTAACTTCAAATGACGCAGATATTACTATAGAATGTCTTGAAAAAGGTGCTTTTGATTTTATCCAAAAACCTGCTGGAAGCACTTCTTGGACTTTTAGAGATGTACAAGATGAACTTTTGAACAAAATAAGAGAGAGTATGAAAGTATCCCTCGATAAACTAACAACTGTTCAACATATCCCTAGAAGAAAATCCCGAAAAAGACTGGACTTTAATATAGTTGGCCAAAAAATTGTTTTAATTGCAAGTTCAACTGGGGGACCTAGATCTTTAGACGTCATTATTCCACAATTACCTGAAAATTTAAATGCCCCTGTTATTATTATTCAACATATGCCTCCGGGTTTCACAAAATCTTTAGCCGACAGGCTGGACAAAATATCTAATTTAAGAGTAAAGGAGGCAGAAGACGGAGAAATTCTTCAAAAAAATATCGTATACGTAGCTCCTGGAGATTATCATCTTGGTTTAAAAGGTAACGACTTTAAGGTTAGGCTTTTTCTTGATAAAAGCGAAAAGATAAACAACGTGAGACCAGCCGCTGACTTTACCTTTGACTTAGCTGCTGAAATATATAAAAAAAATTCCATTGCTGTAATATTAACTGGAATGGGACGTGATGGCTCAAAGGGAGCTTTTAAAATAAAACATTACGGTGGAAAAGTAATCTCAGAAGCAAAAGAAACTTGTGTGGTTTACGGTATGCCAAAGGTGGTTGCAGAAGAAGGTTATGCAGACTATATACTTCCAAATTATAAAATTCCCGAAAAAATTGTAGAATTGCTTTCAAATTCAAATGCTTCAAAAGGGGGAAAGGTATGAGTTCTTTAAATAATAACTTTAAAGAATTTTTTATTATTGGTCTTTTTCTTTTATGTTTTTTATCTATTTTTTCGAAAAATGTCTACTTTCAATGGAGAGAATTGGACGTTACGTCCTATTTTGAGGAAAACGAAAATACGTATATTGATCTGGAAGTTATTGCCAAACTTACAAATAGATCTATAGATGTATTTAATTCATCATTAATTTACATTAAAGGAGAAAAATGGAATGTTTTCATTTTTCCACAAAATAATTTGGCTATCATTAATAGTAGTGAATCTTTAAATTTTTATCCTAATGACTTAAAAGAGAAAAACGGGAAAATATATTTAACTCCAGAATTGTTAGCTAAAGTAATGGATCTAGAATTGATTTCTAACGATAGCTCTGTATATTTGAATGTTCCTTTAGCTCAGGTTAAGTCTATCAAAACTATTATTCAAAAAACAGATGCTAGGATTATAATTGATCTTTCGTCATCTCCTGAAGATATTGGTATTTATCCTTTAGTTAATAAATCAGGTTATCTCTTAAAAATTAAAGGTGCAGAAGTACCTAATTCATATATTTACGAAGAATATAAAAACAAAATTAACTTCATTAAAGCTTACCATTATTCGCCAACAGAAGTATGGGTTCAAATAAAGTTAAACAATACTGCTAACTTGAATGAAATTATTGAGGAGACAAGAATAGTACTTGATTTATCTTTTGAAGAAGAGATTAGTTTACCTGTGTTGGTGTTAGATCCTGGTCATGGAGGTATTGATTCAGGAGCTGTTGGACCTACTAAGGTCTTTGAAAAAGATCTTACTCTAGCAGTGGCAAAAAAGGTTCAAGAACTATTAAGCACGTATAATATCAATGTCTATCTTACTAGGACTACTGATATTTACGTGGATCTACACGACAGAGCTGTTTTTTCAAATGAAAAGGTAGCTGATTTATTCATTAGTTTACACATGAACGATTATCCTTCTGATAAAACAGTTTCAGGATCTGAAGTCTATTATTTTGATTTTTCTGAAAGTGCTTATGCAAGAAGAATTGCTTATCGTGAGAATTTAGATATGACAGCAGATAAAAATATAATTCAAACTTGGGTCAGCGATAAAGGAAATAGTCTGAAACAAAGTGAAAGTTTTGCCAAGATTTTAGGCAGTTATATCAATGGTAATGGAATAAGATTCAGAGGTATTTATAAGGCAGAATTTGCAGTTTTGGCTTATACTAGAGGTCCAGCAGTATTATTTGAAATGGAATTTATAAGCAATCCTGATGTGGAAAAAAAGTTTTCGTCTGGACATTACGTAGATACATTTGCAGAAATAATAAAAAATGCCGTAGTAGAATATTTTAATCTAAAGTAAAAACTTGCAACTTACATTCCACATTTATCAACAACAATAGCGGCAGCTATTGCATACTCTCTTTCATGAGATATTGTTATATGTATATCAGCTTCGCCTCCAAATTGATTAAATATATATTCTGAAGAATCAGCGTCTATAAAAGGTTCTCCATTTTCTTTTTCTAATATAGTGATTCTTGAATATGGGATATAACTCTTAAAACATTTTATAATAGCCTCTTTTGCAGCAAACCTACCTGCTGCAAATTCTTGTTTTTTCCTATTTCCTTTAAACCCGTTATATATTTCTCTCTCTTTAATAGATAGTATTTTTTTAATGTTATTGTCATTTATTCTGTCTATTTTCACTATATCGATACCTATCCCTCTAATCATTAATTATCAACCTCACATTAGCTCCTGGAGTGATTTTTTGAAGAAAACTCTCAACTCTT is a window of Defluviitoga tunisiensis DNA encoding:
- a CDS encoding N-acetylmuramoyl-L-alanine amidase family protein produces the protein MSSLNNNFKEFFIIGLFLLCFLSIFSKNVYFQWRELDVTSYFEENENTYIDLEVIAKLTNRSIDVFNSSLIYIKGEKWNVFIFPQNNLAIINSSESLNFYPNDLKEKNGKIYLTPELLAKVMDLELISNDSSVYLNVPLAQVKSIKTIIQKTDARIIIDLSSSPEDIGIYPLVNKSGYLLKIKGAEVPNSYIYEEYKNKINFIKAYHYSPTEVWVQIKLNNTANLNEIIEETRIVLDLSFEEEISLPVLVLDPGHGGIDSGAVGPTKVFEKDLTLAVAKKVQELLSTYNINVYLTRTTDIYVDLHDRAVFSNEKVADLFISLHMNDYPSDKTVSGSEVYYFDFSESAYARRIAYRENLDMTADKNIIQTWVSDKGNSLKQSESFAKILGSYINGNGIRFRGIYKAEFAVLAYTRGPAVLFEMEFISNPDVEKKFSSGHYVDTFAEIIKNAVVEYFNLK
- the acpS gene encoding holo-ACP synthase; translated protein: MIRGIGIDIVKIDRINDNNIKKILSIKEREIYNGFKGNRKKQEFAAGRFAAKEAIIKCFKSYIPYSRITILEKENGEPFIDADSSEYIFNQFGGEADIHITISHEREYAIAAAIVVDKCGM
- a CDS encoding diacylglycerol kinase family protein, yielding MNNSNKNNNSKIPNKNISLKQSFSFAFKGLIYIYKMERNFRIQSIVGITVLIVSLFCNLSTIEFIFLLFTVMLVLVMETLNTVVEKLLDFIHPIYNSTIKTIKDISAALVLITSVFAVVIGIIIFGRALFNLHPKYGIIIATIFLLILNLLGALYKTDD
- a CDS encoding protein-glutamate methylesterase/protein-glutamine glutaminase; translated protein: MRMVLKDIIDQQPDMKVVGFAKDGVEAIDKIITLKPDVVTLDIEMPKKNGLEVLSEIMQKSPTRIIMVSSLTSNDADITIECLEKGAFDFIQKPAGSTSWTFRDVQDELLNKIRESMKVSLDKLTTVQHIPRRKSRKRLDFNIVGQKIVLIASSTGGPRSLDVIIPQLPENLNAPVIIIQHMPPGFTKSLADRLDKISNLRVKEAEDGEILQKNIVYVAPGDYHLGLKGNDFKVRLFLDKSEKINNVRPAADFTFDLAAEIYKKNSIAVILTGMGRDGSKGAFKIKHYGGKVISEAKETCVVYGMPKVVAEEGYADYILPNYKIPEKIVELLSNSNASKGGKV
- a CDS encoding deoxycytidylate deaminase, yielding MEKNEEVELYLKNKKILKYNSKSRSDWDEYFMDVALLVSKRSTCIHRKVGAIIVKDKRILATGYNQPPSGFPHCDEIGCIRDDLNIKSGEHQEICYGLHAEQNALMQAAKFGIRTEDSIIYVTHQPCSICARLIINAGIKKVYFRESYPDALTKFFFEACGIETKII
- a CDS encoding 2-oxoacid:ferredoxin oxidoreductase subunit beta, whose protein sequence is MPLEKYFHYLRQDRMTHIWCPGCGNGIIMKSFLEAASNLNLDKNKVAVVSGIGCSSRITGYLDFNTLHTLHGRAIPFATGVKLAKPDFDVIVMGGDGDLLAIGGNHFLHACRRNMDLTVIIFNNNIYGMTGGQYSPTTPKNGWATTSPYGNLEDNVDPVKLAITSGATYVARSTVFHYSLTTKYIENAIKHKGMSVVEVITNCHTYFGRYNQKPTPIQMLQYFKENSITLSKAEKMKVNELENKFIIGEFINIEKETYNERYDKLIKELSAGEVSKK
- a CDS encoding 2-oxoacid:acceptor oxidoreductase family protein; protein product: MSLSFSIPLAIRMVGEAGQGIILMGSILAKSLVKEGYWVAQSQHYGAQVRGGVSYCDTLFDIEPIDYPLADHFDVLYLMHGIGSNNIEKLKRNSILFYDEKFVEKLPQHINRITRKIVKVPASRVALEELSNINVANMISLGVLCSVTQLVSEEILIETVRENVSANYKDIDEKAVRIGYSLIEKRYPLKFYKKIERLGKGYE